TATGTTTTACAAAATAGAAACTGCTGATTAAAGAATTTGTTTTGCTACGTACCTAATTGTCATGttttcttctactttttctAATTGGAAGAAGCTGCAGCCTGTTGTGAATGGGATTTGTTCCTTTTTCCATTCTACCATGCCAAAAAGATATTCGTCAGGCTTGTACCATTTATACTTAGGAAACAATACTTAAATAGCAGAAAAGCAATAAATCTTGGAAAGGAATATGACCTAAGTGCCATTTTGCCGCCACAGTTAAATCATCTCCCTCACATATATTTTTGACTATGAATTTCACATTCTGGCCCATGCCAGCAGTAAGCTGCTGTAAGAAATGCATCACTTCCTGCAATGTTATGTCTAGATTATCTGGTGTAGCTATTTACTCGATGCAATCGGGGTTACTTCTAGGTTATTACAACTTAGAAGGATGGTTGAGATACAAACCTTCTTTCCTTGAAATGGATTGATGAAGGTATAGTCATAAAAGCAAGCATCTTGTGATATGTATTCATCCAATTGTTTTAGCTCTTTCTCATTGATACATGTGTAGAAGTGATCTACTATCTCTGCTGGAGACATTGAATTTTTCCCGGATTTGGGGCCTCTTTTTGATAATATGGCTGAAATTCTATTGCTATCCCAAGTTCCGTTTTTGACATTCTTGACACAAATGCTTCTTTGTTGTATCTCTATCTTTTTGTGCAAATTGCATGTTGTTTTGCGAGGCGAGAAACTGAGGGTGAGTCTCTTTTTAATGTCTAAGTATATTCCCGGATAATGGCATGAAACTCTGGTTGGGAATTTGGCTACAACATCCATTTGTAATCTTTCTTGAGAAATATTTCTATGAACGTTTGCAACTAATATATTGCTGCCTATTTGATTTACTGGAGGAAATGAATAAAGACCTTTCTCTAGCTTTGGTCCAAGGAATCAAATTCCTAGATTGTTTAGTTTCTTCGTTTCCTTTACTTCCTCTTCCTTGACATGAAATCCAAGAATATTACCTCATTGCCTCATTCCATGGTCCTGTATAGATTTATTACAAATACTACTGCCAACATCTTGTTGCATGAATCTCATCCTCTTATGTCATGACACACTGCTATTTACCTTAGCCTCAACCATTGTTGTCAAAATTTAGTACATAATTATTAGAATATTAACCAATTTAACAAAATACATAGTAGCAGCATTGaatgtaaattaaaatttagtCAAGATAAATTGTTATTGATTGATAGAATATTTTAGTTCCGTCTAAGTATTTAGCAGATATGACTTATTTTTG
Above is a genomic segment from Medicago truncatula cultivar Jemalong A17 chromosome 5, MtrunA17r5.0-ANR, whole genome shotgun sequence containing:
- the LOC11435705 gene encoding uncharacterized protein, encoding MDVVAKFPTRVSCHYPGIYLDIKKRLTLSFSPRKTTCNLHKKIEIQQRSICVKNVKNGTWDSNRISAILSKRGPKSGKNSMSPAEIVDHFYTCINEKELKQLDEYISQDACFYDYTFINPFQGKKEVMHFLQQLTAGMGQNVKFIVKNICEGDDLTVAAKWHLEWKKEQIPFTTGCSFFQLEKVEENMTIRRAEIFIESLVKPGSIVLTVLKTMTSLFDDFPNAAECELNMVYRFFIDSKSTQKYPLTYMHVPAGFLRRPHAILIWIMKIYNILVAPFLNPLLDSYIKLWSFMIRLLSYAFSAAMFISKTIFK